atgtAATAATAGTTCTTTCTTATTAATTTATCTATCTATTTTTTTGGACAGTTTTGGTGGCTGATGCATTCACAGGTACGTATGGGATAAATTATGGAAGGATAGCAGACAATATTCCAGCACCAGAAAGCGTTGTGACGCTTCTCCAGGCCAACAAGATAAAGAATGTAAGAATCTACGACGCAGATCATGGAGTTCTAACAGCTTTTAAAGGTTCAGGAATTCAAATCATCATAGGACTTGGCAATGAATTCCTCAAGGACGTAAGTGTGAATGAAGATCGCGCTGTTGAATGGGTGAAAGTACACGTACAACCTTATCTCCCCGATACCTTAATTCGCGGTGTAGCAGTTGGAAATGAAATTCTTGGTGGTGGAGATGTTGAACTATGGGAAGTTTTAGTCCCTGCTGCTAAAAATGTGTACAATGCACTTGACAAATTGAACTTAGCACACAAAATTGAAGTGTCAAGTCCACATTCTGAAGCTGTTTTTGACAACACATATCCTCCATCAGCTGGTGTGTTTAAAGAAAGTATACTGCCTTACATGTTGCCGCTATTGAATTTCTCCAGTCAAATTGGTTCACCTTTTTACATTAATGCATACCCTTTCTTGGCCTATAAGAGTGACCCTAGTCACATTGATCTCAACTATGCACTATTCGAGAAATCGAGCGGTATATACGATGCAAAAACCAAGTTGCATTACGACAACATGTATACGGCTATGATTGATGCAACATATTTCGCGTTGGAGAAGGCCGGGTTCGAGAAAATGCCGGTAATTTGTTCGGAAACTGGATGGGCTTCACAAGGGGATGAGAATGAAGCTGGTGCAAATCTGAAAAATGCAAGAACTTATAATAAGAATTTGCACAAATTGTTGTTAAAGAAAAAAGGGACACCACATAGGCCCAAGATGGTGATGAGGGCTTATGTATTTGCTTTGTTTAATGAAAATCAGAAACCTGGCCCAACTTCTGAGAGAAACTTTGGATTATTCAAAGCTGATGGAAGCATAGCTTATAAAATTGGATTTAGAGGACTTGTGCCTTCTTCAGCATCAAAGGtatttttcttctccaaattaTGTAACAAATTTAGTTAGTTAgcattaatttaattattacagaGTCTATTACAAGCCCTCCCAGTGCCGGAGTCAGGATTTTCATTGAAGGGGTTTAAAAGTACATATATATGAACTAGTCgaaagggttcaacatctattatatatgtataaaaaaaaatatttttaaccatgtgaAAATAGTATAAAAACAGTGTCGAAgaaggttcggatgaacccctggagcaaaggtggctccgccactgcccTCCCCCTCCTATTCGACAAGGCTATTAGAGAATCAGTTTCGTTACTTGACTTCTT
The Capsicum annuum cultivar UCD-10X-F1 chromosome 6, UCD10Xv1.1, whole genome shotgun sequence DNA segment above includes these coding regions:
- the LOC107874662 gene encoding glucan endo-1,3-beta-glucosidase 14, coding for MTSSLPLFLCLILLFNVLVADAFTGTYGINYGRIADNIPAPESVVTLLQANKIKNVRIYDADHGVLTAFKGSGIQIIIGLGNEFLKDVSVNEDRAVEWVKVHVQPYLPDTLIRGVAVGNEILGGGDVELWEVLVPAAKNVYNALDKLNLAHKIEVSSPHSEAVFDNTYPPSAGVFKESILPYMLPLLNFSSQIGSPFYINAYPFLAYKSDPSHIDLNYALFEKSSGIYDAKTKLHYDNMYTAMIDATYFALEKAGFEKMPVICSETGWASQGDENEAGANLKNARTYNKNLHKLLLKKKGTPHRPKMVMRAYVFALFNENQKPGPTSERNFGLFKADGSIAYKIGFRGLVPSSASKDFVLQGGFWSFRWFIVVASALVLTQFLAL